One Corynebacterium appendicis CIP 107643 DNA window includes the following coding sequences:
- a CDS encoding three-helix bundle dimerization domain-containing protein, with product MIAINNISKDLHARFDEELGAHVVETIFRDTLSEHLQRANVTDWVPVLAGREAAEKLSRIADGTLDAGDFSGSLIAA from the coding sequence ATGATCGCAATCAACAACATTTCCAAGGACCTGCACGCTCGGTTCGATGAGGAGCTCGGCGCACACGTCGTCGAGACGATCTTCCGCGACACCCTGAGCGAGCACCTGCAGCGGGCGAACGTGACCGATTGGGTTCCCGTTCTCGCCGGCCGCGAGGCAGCTGAGAAGCTCTCGCGCATCGCAGACGGCACCCTCGATGCCGGTGACTTCTCCGGATCCCTGATTGCCGCATAA
- a CDS encoding phosphatase PAP2 family protein: MSSKNSWDKKEAQVLERIQGALFDAPCVLPAARGMSHFGEHALGWLGIAGAGAAVDKQRRRKWLAMGAGAFTAHAASVVLKRIVRRRRPHDPRVKIGVGTPSRLSFPSSHATSTSAAMVHLADITGSKLPYAGIPIMMTSRMVLGVHYPTDTLAGALLGIGVARAAINIERQQA; the protein is encoded by the coding sequence ATGAGCAGTAAGAACTCGTGGGATAAGAAGGAAGCGCAAGTCCTCGAGCGCATTCAGGGCGCGCTTTTCGACGCCCCATGCGTCCTCCCCGCCGCCCGCGGGATGAGCCATTTCGGCGAGCATGCCCTGGGGTGGCTGGGTATCGCGGGGGCGGGCGCGGCCGTCGATAAGCAACGGCGGCGCAAGTGGCTGGCCATGGGCGCGGGTGCGTTCACGGCGCATGCGGCGTCGGTGGTGCTCAAGCGTATTGTCCGGCGGCGACGTCCGCATGATCCGCGGGTGAAAATCGGCGTGGGAACCCCGTCGAGGTTGAGTTTCCCGAGCTCGCACGCGACGTCGACAAGCGCCGCGATGGTGCACCTTGCCGACATCACCGGGTCGAAACTCCCGTACGCCGGAATCCCAATTATGATGACCTCCCGCATGGTCCTGGGGGTGCATTACCCCACGGACACCCTGGCCGGCGCACTGCTTGGCATCGGGGTGGCACGAGCCGCGATCAATATTGAGAGGCAACAAGCGTGA
- a CDS encoding decaprenyl-phosphate phosphoribosyltransferase, which yields MTQPVDEPFLKSEPHTEGVDYNRTKTAPKNLPDAMIKGLRPKQWVKNVLVLAAPLAAGADSFTSRTFVDIALAFIVFCFGASSIYLVNDARDVEADREHPTKRFRPIASGMLPINLAYVMSVVLIALAIGLSFLATDGPALATVVGVYIALQLGYCFGWKHIPVIDIALVSSGFMLRAMAGGVAAGIDLSQWFLLVAAFGSLFMASGKRYAELLLAERTGAKIRKSLQGYTQTYLRFVWTLSATAVVMSYALWGFTLSDGVEEGQGLWYQISMVPFIIAILRYAAEVDSGNGGAPDEIALEDRVLQALALLWILAIVMAVYVAPAMG from the coding sequence GTGACACAGCCAGTAGACGAGCCGTTTCTGAAGTCTGAGCCCCACACCGAGGGCGTAGATTACAACCGGACGAAGACGGCTCCGAAGAACTTGCCGGACGCGATGATCAAAGGTCTGCGTCCGAAGCAGTGGGTCAAAAACGTCCTGGTGCTCGCCGCGCCGCTGGCAGCGGGCGCGGACTCGTTCACGTCGCGCACCTTCGTCGATATCGCGCTGGCGTTCATCGTGTTCTGCTTCGGCGCGTCCTCGATCTACCTGGTCAACGACGCGCGCGACGTGGAAGCGGACCGCGAGCACCCCACGAAGCGGTTCCGCCCGATCGCTTCGGGGATGCTGCCGATCAACCTGGCGTACGTCATGTCGGTCGTGCTCATCGCGCTCGCGATCGGCCTGTCGTTCCTGGCGACGGACGGCCCGGCGCTGGCGACGGTCGTCGGCGTCTACATCGCGCTGCAGCTGGGTTACTGTTTCGGTTGGAAGCACATCCCGGTGATCGACATCGCGCTCGTGTCCTCGGGCTTCATGCTGCGCGCTATGGCCGGCGGCGTCGCGGCGGGCATCGACTTGTCGCAGTGGTTCCTGCTGGTCGCCGCGTTCGGTTCGCTGTTCATGGCCTCCGGAAAGCGCTACGCGGAGCTGCTGCTCGCCGAGCGCACGGGCGCGAAAATCCGCAAGTCGCTGCAGGGCTACACGCAGACCTACCTGCGTTTCGTGTGGACGCTGTCCGCCACAGCCGTGGTCATGTCGTACGCGCTGTGGGGGTTCACGCTTAGCGACGGCGTCGAGGAAGGCCAGGGCCTGTGGTACCAGATTTCGATGGTGCCGTTCATCATCGCCATCCTCCGCTACGCTGCGGAAGTGGACAGCGGCAACGGCGGCGCGCCGGACGAGATCGCGCTCGAGGACCGAGTCCTGCAGGCGTTGGCGCTGCTGTGGATCCTCGCAATCGTCATGGCTGTCTATGTTGCGCCCGCCATGGGCTAA
- a CDS encoding glycosyltransferase, whose amino-acid sequence MKAVDVLQRILLPRKGEPHDVRMLYLIESEQNTKRASWPDRTRVTAPEGAEVSFQTYFNAFPASYWRRWSQLDTVVLAMDVEGAATISVYRSKHDGVRIAVTNVEAQDERVEIPLKLANFEDGGWLWFDINAESDATIANAGWCSPQEPEKQVLPDGTTIEPSEKKVAVGIPTFNRPRDAVNALHALAEDPLVLGAITDVLMPDQGNQHPADEPDFAQAEEKLQGRLKIFSQGNLGGSGGYSRIMYEALHQTDAPFILYMDDDIAIEPDSILRAVQAARYAKGPILVGGQMLNLQDRSQLRTSGEQVNRADFMWGAAPHAVYDHDFAKYPLGYVGTEEEDLDPRKTTSRPLHRRIDVEFNGWWMCLFPRVVAEKMGLPLPLFIKWDDTEYSLRAAQAGFPTVTWPGAAIWHMAWADKDDAIDWQAYFHLRNRLIVASMYLDGEPKGLLKSIAKSTAKHYLCMEYSTIAIQNEAMKDFLKGPDQLFDILESALPRIQGVRKDYSDAQIIESAADLPAPTGAPGVPTNKIGGRLARVKKIPWAIKGALHLRKPEDRAHWEAPQLNLTAEEARWYTLSRVDSATVSTAGGTGVAFRKRNKELATDLAQEQKELRAKIKERWPELTHAYREAKPKLTSHENWEKIFNEQ is encoded by the coding sequence ATGAAAGCCGTGGATGTCCTGCAACGCATTCTGCTGCCCCGGAAGGGAGAGCCGCACGATGTGCGGATGCTCTACCTGATCGAGTCGGAGCAGAACACGAAGAGGGCGAGCTGGCCCGACCGGACGCGGGTGACCGCCCCGGAGGGGGCGGAGGTCTCGTTCCAGACGTACTTCAACGCGTTCCCGGCGAGCTACTGGCGCCGTTGGTCGCAGCTGGACACGGTGGTGCTGGCCATGGATGTCGAGGGTGCGGCGACGATCTCGGTGTACCGCTCCAAGCACGACGGTGTGCGCATCGCGGTGACCAACGTGGAGGCGCAGGACGAGCGGGTGGAGATCCCGCTGAAGCTGGCCAATTTCGAGGACGGCGGGTGGCTGTGGTTCGACATCAACGCTGAGTCGGACGCGACGATCGCGAATGCTGGCTGGTGCTCCCCGCAGGAGCCGGAGAAGCAGGTCCTGCCGGACGGGACGACGATCGAGCCGTCGGAGAAGAAGGTCGCGGTCGGCATCCCGACGTTCAACCGTCCGCGAGATGCAGTCAATGCGCTGCACGCACTTGCAGAGGACCCGCTGGTGCTCGGCGCGATCACGGATGTGCTCATGCCCGACCAGGGCAACCAGCACCCGGCGGACGAGCCGGACTTCGCGCAAGCGGAAGAGAAGCTGCAGGGCCGTCTGAAGATCTTCAGCCAGGGCAACCTCGGCGGCTCGGGCGGCTACTCCCGCATCATGTACGAGGCGCTGCACCAGACGGATGCGCCGTTCATCCTGTACATGGACGACGACATCGCCATCGAGCCGGATTCGATCCTGCGCGCCGTGCAGGCGGCGCGCTATGCAAAGGGCCCGATCCTGGTCGGCGGGCAGATGCTCAACTTGCAGGACCGCAGCCAGCTGCGCACCTCGGGCGAGCAGGTCAACCGCGCGGACTTCATGTGGGGAGCGGCGCCGCACGCGGTGTACGACCACGACTTCGCCAAGTACCCCCTCGGTTACGTGGGCACGGAGGAAGAGGACCTCGACCCGCGAAAAACCACATCGCGCCCGCTGCACCGCCGCATCGACGTGGAGTTCAACGGCTGGTGGATGTGCCTTTTCCCGCGCGTGGTCGCCGAAAAGATGGGTCTGCCGCTGCCGCTGTTCATCAAGTGGGACGACACGGAGTATTCGCTGCGCGCGGCACAAGCAGGCTTTCCGACGGTCACCTGGCCCGGTGCCGCGATCTGGCACATGGCCTGGGCGGACAAGGATGACGCCATCGACTGGCAGGCGTATTTCCACCTGCGAAACCGCCTGATCGTGGCGTCAATGTACCTCGATGGGGAACCGAAGGGGCTGCTCAAGTCCATCGCCAAGTCGACGGCGAAGCACTACCTGTGCATGGAGTACTCCACGATCGCCATCCAGAACGAGGCCATGAAGGACTTCCTCAAGGGACCCGACCAGCTCTTCGACATTCTTGAATCGGCCCTGCCGCGCATTCAGGGGGTGCGCAAGGATTATTCGGACGCGCAGATCATCGAGTCGGCGGCGGACTTGCCGGCACCGACGGGCGCACCGGGCGTGCCCACCAACAAGATCGGCGGCCGCCTGGCCAGGGTGAAGAAGATCCCGTGGGCGATCAAAGGCGCGTTGCACCTGCGCAAGCCGGAGGACCGCGCGCACTGGGAGGCACCGCAACTCAACCTCACCGCTGAGGAAGCCCGCTGGTACACGCTCTCGCGCGTCGATTCCGCGACGGTGTCCACGGCGGGCGGCACGGGGGTGGCTTTCCGCAAGCGGAATAAGGAACTAGCCACCGACCTCGCCCAAGAGCAAAAAGAGCTGCGCGCAAAGATCAAGGAGCGCTGGCCGGAGCTCACCCACGCTTACCGCGAGGCGAAGCCGAAGCTCACCAGCCACGAGAACTGGGAGAAGATCTTCAATGAGCAGTAA
- a CDS encoding glycosyltransferase family 87 protein, with translation MFIDDSPPIRRGTDTTAASVRRVAIPLLYTLMGFVLLRSAFMIPLTNPGTDFTPIWTAANKYWAGEPVFNSDYTIDMPHYLYSPAGTVLISPVALFPTESMARAVMAYLGAASIIGAIALASWMVSRRWFHIAFPLTVSFFFITPEPVQFTLALTNINGFMLLLEVLFVWLSLRLREKGVGWKGHFNRPEAWAAGIVAGIAVSIKPQFGVLFLVSLAFAQVAVVAVAALVSIVTFAIGWFTIAEPELFFTNLVPYLSEPRPRFNGSIGGLAIVHGWSDATVTALTVLTLVGTLAAVVTLWRWKEVDPVMFSFTAIAVCFAGGFMVSGLMQNYYAIWFIPFVLTVCRPHSPMHWPVTVLALLFTVANPLWPATGNATIDEMVTHMPAFMFIALPLIVAAWGAVQILKDRSESEAVVEPESLRSNSSSTESASAGL, from the coding sequence GTGTTTATCGACGACTCCCCTCCCATCCGCCGTGGCACCGACACCACAGCCGCTTCGGTCCGCCGGGTAGCGATTCCGCTGCTCTACACGCTGATGGGTTTCGTGCTTCTCCGCTCGGCCTTCATGATTCCGCTGACCAATCCGGGTACGGACTTCACGCCGATCTGGACGGCGGCGAATAAGTACTGGGCGGGTGAGCCGGTGTTCAACTCGGACTACACCATCGACATGCCGCACTATCTCTACAGTCCCGCGGGCACCGTCCTGATCTCCCCGGTGGCGTTGTTCCCCACTGAGTCCATGGCCCGAGCCGTGATGGCTTATTTGGGCGCAGCATCGATCATCGGTGCGATCGCATTGGCGTCGTGGATGGTTTCCCGCCGCTGGTTCCACATCGCGTTCCCGCTCACTGTGTCCTTCTTCTTCATCACCCCGGAGCCTGTCCAGTTCACGTTGGCGCTGACCAATATCAACGGCTTCATGCTGCTGCTCGAGGTACTGTTCGTGTGGCTTTCGTTGCGCCTGCGTGAAAAAGGTGTCGGTTGGAAGGGGCACTTCAACCGCCCAGAGGCGTGGGCCGCCGGCATCGTGGCCGGCATCGCGGTGTCGATCAAGCCGCAATTCGGTGTGCTGTTCCTCGTGTCGCTGGCGTTCGCGCAAGTCGCCGTCGTCGCTGTGGCAGCGCTGGTCTCCATCGTCACTTTCGCCATCGGCTGGTTCACCATCGCCGAGCCCGAGCTATTCTTCACCAACCTCGTCCCCTACTTGAGTGAGCCCCGCCCCCGGTTCAACGGTTCCATTGGTGGACTCGCCATCGTGCACGGCTGGTCGGATGCAACCGTTACGGCGCTGACGGTGTTGACGCTGGTGGGGACGCTGGCGGCCGTCGTCACGCTCTGGCGCTGGAAGGAAGTCGACCCGGTGATGTTCAGCTTCACAGCGATCGCTGTGTGCTTCGCCGGTGGCTTCATGGTCAGCGGGTTGATGCAGAACTACTACGCGATCTGGTTCATTCCGTTCGTGCTCACCGTGTGCCGCCCGCACTCCCCCATGCACTGGCCGGTCACCGTCCTGGCACTGCTGTTCACCGTGGCCAACCCCCTGTGGCCCGCGACCGGCAACGCCACGATCGACGAAATGGTCACGCACATGCCGGCATTCATGTTCATCGCGCTGCCGCTCATCGTCGCGGCGTGGGGCGCGGTCCAGATCCTCAAAGACCGCAGCGAGTCAGAAGCGGTTGTTGAACCGGAGAGTTTGCGGTCCAACTCGTCGAGCACGGAGTCAGCATCAGCTGGGTTGTAG
- a CDS encoding N-6 DNA methylase, giving the protein MVATTGHLTLKDIAELAQVSRPAVSNWRKRYSDFPAPLDTSAQSKPLFEAADVVRWLKAKELLSEDAEKNLQLTSLWAAANLLRNEIAIDDIPLIMLTLLAIDKDPVFKPSAEFDALSSRISTVKLEEVQQAISRLHLADHGEAAQLVVDRFLGIGSRGDRSQYGTASSLSNATIIAAASSTHENAETVLDPACGIAGTLLGIGRHFPEAQLLGAEINPSTASLARLLTYLTGNEATIEKANSLMSDQFPDVRADIVVCEPPLAVRFHKSDLEQMQRNNPEYPLRGLGSEELFILYAAQHLTEKGRAYLITSMRPTYHGGFKEHRQRLIAQGQIEAVVELPRGVLSATRIPAALWVLRAEGAEETLLIDASNQSPDSVPSRIGKWLNAARSHETTDVTYKAVTLADVVTNDGSLSPSIYLTEPIALDDAAIAFDTALHSLNTTTKDLSHMRTPRITASTVPTATSSTMLADLIKDGHFERINGRYRANKELQSGDVHLARPNRSASPAFVDEFNATDLLHPGDILMPRIGELPAWVHEEDGKKWVASDALIVLRPASDEYDPYFIAACLNAPTNISTQGMIAKRHQLARLAIPELNREQRSFIAETHRSLNNARTAARQLEHEAEQASDAFLNLVFAGK; this is encoded by the coding sequence ATGGTTGCAACCACCGGACATCTCACTCTCAAAGACATCGCTGAGCTTGCGCAGGTATCTCGGCCTGCCGTCAGCAACTGGCGCAAGCGGTACAGCGATTTTCCCGCGCCACTGGACACGTCCGCTCAGAGCAAACCATTGTTCGAAGCAGCTGACGTTGTTAGGTGGCTCAAAGCCAAGGAGCTCCTCTCGGAGGATGCTGAAAAGAATTTGCAGCTCACAAGCCTCTGGGCAGCCGCGAATCTGTTGCGCAACGAGATCGCGATCGATGACATTCCGCTGATCATGCTGACACTGCTGGCAATCGACAAAGATCCCGTTTTCAAGCCATCAGCTGAATTCGATGCACTCAGTTCACGTATCAGTACTGTAAAACTCGAGGAAGTCCAGCAAGCCATCTCCAGACTCCACTTAGCCGACCACGGTGAAGCTGCCCAGCTGGTAGTGGACCGCTTCCTCGGCATCGGCTCCCGAGGTGATCGCAGCCAATACGGAACCGCCTCCTCATTATCAAACGCCACAATCATCGCGGCAGCCTCCAGCACGCACGAGAACGCAGAAACCGTGTTGGACCCAGCTTGTGGCATTGCAGGAACACTGCTCGGTATCGGAAGACACTTCCCCGAAGCTCAGCTCTTGGGTGCTGAGATAAATCCTTCTACGGCGAGCCTTGCGCGATTACTCACGTACCTCACTGGGAACGAGGCAACTATTGAAAAAGCAAACTCTCTCATGTCCGATCAGTTTCCGGATGTGCGAGCTGACATCGTGGTTTGTGAACCTCCGCTAGCCGTGCGTTTTCACAAGAGCGATCTGGAGCAAATGCAGCGGAATAATCCCGAATATCCCCTGAGAGGACTGGGCAGCGAAGAGCTGTTCATTCTGTACGCGGCTCAGCATCTGACCGAAAAAGGTCGGGCGTACTTAATCACCAGCATGAGGCCGACTTACCACGGCGGATTCAAAGAGCACCGTCAGCGCCTCATCGCACAAGGCCAGATCGAAGCCGTCGTCGAACTTCCACGCGGAGTTTTATCGGCCACTCGCATTCCTGCCGCGCTGTGGGTGTTACGCGCAGAAGGAGCTGAGGAGACCCTGCTCATCGATGCTTCAAACCAGTCACCCGATTCGGTTCCATCGCGGATCGGTAAATGGCTGAACGCAGCCCGCAGCCACGAAACCACCGACGTGACGTACAAGGCAGTCACATTGGCGGATGTGGTTACCAATGACGGTTCACTCTCTCCATCCATCTATCTCACCGAACCTATCGCCCTCGATGATGCAGCAATAGCTTTCGACACGGCGCTTCATTCACTCAATACAACTACGAAGGATCTTTCGCACATGCGCACCCCTCGCATCACCGCAAGCACTGTCCCGACGGCTACGTCGTCCACCATGCTCGCTGACCTCATCAAGGACGGCCACTTCGAGCGCATCAATGGGCGCTACCGTGCAAACAAGGAACTTCAGAGTGGCGACGTGCACCTCGCTCGCCCTAACCGAAGTGCCAGTCCAGCTTTCGTTGATGAATTCAACGCCACTGATCTTCTCCACCCCGGCGATATCCTCATGCCACGCATCGGCGAGCTGCCCGCTTGGGTCCATGAGGAAGACGGTAAGAAATGGGTCGCGTCCGATGCTCTGATCGTTCTTCGTCCGGCCTCGGATGAATACGACCCGTACTTCATCGCCGCGTGCCTCAATGCACCAACGAACATCAGCACCCAAGGCATGATCGCGAAGCGCCACCAACTAGCTCGACTCGCAATCCCAGAGCTCAACCGTGAGCAACGCTCGTTCATCGCTGAGACTCACCGTTCACTCAATAATGCGCGGACGGCTGCCCGTCAGCTCGAGCACGAAGCCGAACAAGCGAGCGATGCTTTCCTCAACCTTGTCTTTGCAGGAAAGTAG
- a CDS encoding GAP family protein, with product MHSLLPLVGLALLDSLSIGTLVIPLALILLWRNVRVPALAAYLLTVAAVYFALGVAMLLGFTGLGSYVERITDTPVFPWITLVLGAILAIFGIFAPNPVKPAPGELPKQLNKPIQASLPKMIILGLGASLTEAATMLPYIAAMGIISDWDTPMAGQVAAIAAYCGVMIAPTVILAAIALVAGQRFFPRLEKAIPRLQYEAKVTLLWVAAIVGIYMVVYSVGAIR from the coding sequence ATTCACTCCCTCCTTCCGCTCGTCGGTTTAGCTCTGCTCGACAGCTTGAGCATCGGCACGCTCGTCATCCCTCTGGCACTCATCCTCTTGTGGCGAAACGTGCGCGTGCCCGCGCTCGCTGCCTACCTGCTCACCGTCGCGGCGGTGTATTTCGCCCTTGGAGTCGCCATGCTCCTCGGCTTCACTGGCCTCGGCTCGTACGTAGAACGGATCACCGACACGCCCGTCTTCCCCTGGATCACCCTCGTACTGGGAGCAATTCTCGCCATCTTCGGAATCTTCGCGCCCAACCCGGTCAAACCCGCCCCGGGCGAGCTACCGAAGCAGCTGAACAAGCCCATCCAAGCCAGCCTGCCCAAGATGATCATCTTGGGCTTAGGAGCCTCCCTGACGGAAGCGGCGACCATGCTGCCTTATATCGCGGCGATGGGAATCATCAGCGACTGGGACACCCCGATGGCAGGACAGGTAGCAGCCATCGCCGCGTACTGCGGGGTCATGATCGCGCCGACCGTGATCTTGGCGGCGATCGCGCTCGTTGCGGGACAGAGATTCTTCCCTCGCCTTGAGAAGGCCATTCCCCGCCTTCAGTACGAGGCCAAGGTGACGCTCCTCTGGGTCGCGGCGATTGTCGGCATCTACATGGTCGTCTACAGCGTGGGCGCTATCCGCTAG
- a CDS encoding TetR/AcrR family transcriptional regulator: MNDFSLDHQFSESAAAVADATIRIIASRGLDAVSVREVAKESGFAAGSVQYHAPNKEILLAHAFIRSIQRQNARVVGAQVPSDAFEAWVVRLSELLPLGGERLEDAAIWVTYGSASATRTG; the protein is encoded by the coding sequence ATGAATGACTTTTCGCTGGACCACCAGTTCTCGGAATCGGCTGCTGCCGTTGCGGATGCGACCATCCGAATCATCGCATCCCGAGGCCTCGATGCAGTCAGCGTGCGCGAAGTGGCCAAGGAGTCCGGATTCGCCGCGGGATCCGTTCAGTACCACGCCCCAAATAAAGAGATCCTGCTTGCTCACGCGTTCATTCGCTCTATTCAGCGGCAGAATGCCCGCGTGGTCGGGGCGCAAGTGCCCAGCGACGCATTCGAGGCCTGGGTTGTGCGGCTTTCTGAACTTCTCCCCCTCGGTGGCGAGCGCCTCGAGGATGCGGCGATCTGGGTCACTTACGGTTCGGCCTCGGCAACGCGTACTGGATAG
- a CDS encoding NYN domain-containing protein: protein MTALQTVTLHQDSRPSRRLILVDIENFNCSPIQCPAEAKWCKRMLTSWLNIQEGEIIVIASDKSGILNVNAGWKGPRLLMGLGSDGADLRLIEEIERMNLGQFDEIALVSGDGIFADPVSRAAKCGVPTKVYSHGFTLSERLRMAAAEVYLSEDGYSQSAAELQGTPPTNSNIIQLHSYSKETA, encoded by the coding sequence ATGACCGCACTCCAAACCGTCACTCTCCACCAGGACAGCCGCCCCTCTCGGCGCCTCATCCTCGTTGACATCGAGAATTTCAACTGCAGCCCAATCCAGTGCCCCGCTGAGGCGAAGTGGTGCAAGAGGATGCTCACTTCCTGGCTGAATATCCAGGAGGGAGAAATCATCGTCATCGCGTCCGACAAGAGTGGCATCCTTAATGTGAATGCAGGCTGGAAAGGCCCCCGCTTGCTGATGGGGTTGGGCTCAGATGGCGCGGACCTCCGACTCATCGAGGAGATTGAGCGTATGAATCTTGGCCAGTTCGATGAGATTGCGCTTGTCTCAGGCGATGGAATCTTCGCCGACCCAGTTTCACGCGCGGCCAAGTGTGGCGTGCCGACCAAGGTTTATTCCCACGGTTTTACCTTGTCAGAGCGGCTGCGAATGGCTGCCGCTGAGGTTTACTTATCGGAGGACGGCTACTCGCAAAGCGCCGCTGAGCTGCAGGGCACCCCTCCGACGAACTCCAACATCATTCAGCTCCACTCGTACTCCAAGGAAACAGCGTAA
- a CDS encoding HNH endonuclease signature motif containing protein, producing MRTLKYDKDVILLVDRIRHLVQSLTKSKAELLQLIYDFDVNDFAKAFGASSTSCWLVREFGIAYSTAYEWLRVANQAVHFTFLMDAFRAAEIDYSTVRLLLKYLTADNEVELVELAKELGHEQMKKYLAGHGTTEPKEEQPEHYLRVKDLPDGDVAIEAVMSGTEGSFFKAALKIGEMAYYEQEHAKQQAAAEETRPARQTVSGYGMPIGRSLLQSFMGIINMVRTKATSTLRTPGAHVNIVLDADGHAYMPAAPKVPSAALANLVANGLSRLNVCDSSGLILNVGRAQRLATDAQVNALMTMWGHQCAMPGCTHTRFIEIHHMEEWADGGNTDLDNLIPLCSACHSLVTDGWALIERHGKQICFFMGDGSAYVSDNHSMTRRDDSLIPRPPVEDWANTDNFADSREPVNV from the coding sequence ATGCGCACTCTCAAATACGACAAAGACGTAATCCTCCTCGTCGACCGGATCCGACATCTCGTTCAGTCGCTGACCAAGAGCAAGGCTGAGCTGCTCCAGCTGATCTACGACTTCGATGTCAATGACTTCGCCAAAGCTTTCGGCGCTTCCTCCACCTCATGCTGGCTCGTCCGCGAGTTCGGCATCGCTTACTCCACCGCATACGAATGGCTGCGCGTCGCCAACCAGGCCGTGCACTTCACCTTCCTCATGGACGCCTTCCGCGCCGCAGAGATCGATTACTCAACGGTCCGCTTGCTCCTGAAGTACCTCACGGCCGACAACGAAGTTGAGCTCGTCGAACTCGCCAAGGAACTCGGCCACGAACAGATGAAGAAATATCTCGCGGGCCACGGCACTACGGAGCCTAAAGAGGAACAGCCCGAGCACTACCTGCGCGTCAAGGACCTCCCCGACGGCGACGTGGCTATTGAAGCAGTCATGAGCGGGACGGAGGGAAGCTTCTTCAAAGCTGCGCTGAAGATCGGGGAAATGGCCTATTACGAGCAGGAACACGCGAAACAGCAGGCCGCCGCCGAAGAAACTCGGCCCGCCCGCCAGACGGTGTCCGGCTACGGAATGCCGATCGGCCGTTCTCTCCTGCAGTCCTTCATGGGCATCATCAACATGGTGCGCACCAAGGCGACGAGCACACTGCGCACCCCTGGCGCGCACGTCAACATCGTGCTGGATGCCGACGGCCACGCCTACATGCCGGCGGCACCGAAGGTTCCTTCCGCGGCGCTGGCGAACCTCGTCGCCAACGGTCTGAGCCGCCTCAACGTCTGCGACAGCTCCGGACTCATCCTCAATGTCGGCCGCGCACAGCGTCTCGCCACCGACGCGCAGGTCAACGCGCTGATGACGATGTGGGGCCACCAGTGCGCGATGCCCGGCTGCACGCACACCCGTTTCATTGAAATCCACCACATGGAGGAATGGGCAGACGGCGGAAATACTGACTTGGATAATCTGATCCCTTTGTGCAGCGCATGCCATTCGCTGGTCACTGACGGATGGGCGCTTATCGAGCGACATGGCAAGCAGATCTGCTTCTTCATGGGCGACGGTTCTGCCTATGTTTCGGATAACCACTCCATGACGCGGCGCGATGATTCGCTGATTCCCCGCCCGCCCGTTGAGGACTGGGCGAACACTGATAACTTCGCTGATTCCCGCGAACCAGTGAATGTTTGA